The following are encoded together in the Mumia sp. Pv4-285 genome:
- a CDS encoding lysophospholipid acyltransferase family protein, which translates to MPDAPQDPQAPLGTRGRPGRGTGSATPSSAARSLAGGTPVKRTTKKAAADPTPDPPKTVKRTTKKAAPEPPTEPTPPVTADEDVSSRRSAFSLIVNDAPEPADEDGPGIPLADLVAALTHGARSVLGEDWEGKAAQLLSTLRRRLTGGYEIDEFGLDPQLHAIGMAALRPIAEKWFRIEVRGAEHIPSDGGALVVANHSGTVPVDALMTMLTVNDHAHRTLRLLGADLVFDLPFVGELARKMGATLACNEDAERLLGDGHIVGVWPEGFKGIGKPYSERYKLQRFGRGGFVSAAMRAGVPIVPVSIVGAEEIYPLVGNVPSLARLLGIPYVPITPFFPWLGPLGMIPLPSKWIIEFGEPVRTDAYPPEAADDPMLVFNVTDQVRETIQQTLYALLVDRGHPFI; encoded by the coding sequence ATGCCTGACGCCCCCCAGGACCCCCAGGCCCCGCTCGGCACGAGGGGTCGTCCGGGCCGCGGCACCGGCAGCGCGACGCCGTCGTCCGCCGCACGCTCGCTCGCCGGAGGCACACCGGTGAAGCGGACCACCAAGAAGGCGGCTGCCGACCCGACGCCGGACCCCCCGAAGACCGTGAAGCGGACCACCAAGAAGGCTGCGCCGGAGCCCCCGACCGAGCCCACCCCACCGGTGACCGCCGACGAGGACGTCTCGTCGCGGCGGTCGGCGTTCTCCCTGATCGTGAACGACGCTCCCGAGCCGGCGGACGAGGATGGTCCCGGGATCCCGCTGGCGGACCTGGTCGCCGCCCTCACCCACGGCGCGCGCTCCGTCCTCGGCGAGGACTGGGAGGGCAAGGCCGCCCAGCTCCTCTCGACGCTGCGGCGGCGCCTGACCGGCGGCTACGAGATCGACGAGTTCGGGCTCGACCCCCAGCTGCACGCGATCGGCATGGCCGCGCTGCGCCCGATCGCGGAGAAGTGGTTCCGGATCGAGGTTCGCGGGGCCGAGCACATCCCGTCCGACGGTGGCGCGCTCGTGGTCGCGAACCACTCCGGCACCGTCCCGGTCGACGCCCTGATGACGATGCTGACCGTCAACGACCACGCGCACCGTACGCTCCGGCTGCTCGGCGCCGACCTCGTGTTCGACCTGCCCTTCGTCGGCGAGCTCGCCCGCAAGATGGGCGCCACGCTGGCCTGCAACGAGGACGCCGAACGGCTGCTCGGCGACGGGCACATCGTCGGTGTCTGGCCGGAGGGCTTCAAGGGCATCGGCAAGCCGTACAGCGAGCGCTACAAGCTGCAGCGCTTCGGCCGGGGCGGGTTCGTCTCGGCGGCGATGCGTGCCGGCGTGCCGATCGTCCCGGTGTCGATCGTCGGCGCCGAGGAGATCTATCCGCTCGTCGGCAACGTCCCGTCGCTGGCCCGCCTGCTCGGGATCCCGTACGTGCCGATCACCCCGTTCTTCCCGTGGCTCGGCCCGCTCGGGATGATCCCGCTGCCGAGCAAGTGGATCATCGAGTTCGGGGAGCCCGTCCGGACGGACGCGTACCCGCCCGAGGCCGCGGACGACCCGATGCTCGTCTTCAACGTGACCGACCAGGTGCGGGAGACGATCCAGCAGACGTTGTACGCGCTCCTCGTCGACCGCGGCCACCCCTTCATCTGA
- a CDS encoding acetoin utilization protein AcuC encodes MDHGAGPACVVSSDSLTGYDFGPSHPMAPIRVGLAMELAGELGVVGADLVEVPAVPADDDLIATVHTPDYIAAVKAASDDPTVSNLAVGLGTDDNPTFAHMHAASSLIVGASVEAARQVWTGGRLRAINVCGGLHHAMPDRASGFCIYNDVAVAIRWLLDHGAHRVAYVDVDAHHGDGVQKVFYDDPRVLTISLHETPQTLFPGTGLASETGTGDAVGTSVNVALPPGTSDAGWLRAYHAVVPALVREFKPDVLVTQQGCDSHMDDPLTNLMLSVDGQRASYLALRGLADEVCGGRWVAYGGGGYAVTDVVPRSWAHLMAIVGGHEIDPTTPTPPQWRAHVSELKSGGAAPLRMTDGRTPSFRDWREGYDPASWLDRQILATRNALFPAYGLDPMP; translated from the coding sequence ATGGATCACGGAGCCGGCCCCGCGTGCGTCGTCAGCAGCGACAGCCTCACCGGGTACGACTTCGGCCCGTCCCACCCCATGGCTCCCATCCGCGTGGGCCTCGCGATGGAGCTGGCCGGTGAGCTCGGGGTCGTCGGCGCCGACCTCGTCGAGGTTCCCGCCGTCCCCGCCGACGACGACCTGATCGCGACCGTCCACACGCCCGACTACATCGCGGCGGTGAAGGCGGCGAGCGACGACCCGACGGTCTCCAACCTCGCGGTCGGCCTCGGCACCGACGACAACCCGACCTTCGCCCACATGCACGCCGCGAGCTCGCTCATCGTCGGCGCGTCGGTCGAGGCGGCACGCCAGGTGTGGACCGGCGGCAGGCTCCGTGCGATCAACGTCTGCGGCGGCCTCCACCACGCGATGCCCGACCGGGCCAGCGGGTTCTGCATCTACAACGACGTCGCCGTCGCGATCCGCTGGCTGCTCGACCACGGGGCCCACCGTGTCGCGTACGTCGACGTCGACGCCCACCACGGCGACGGAGTCCAGAAGGTCTTCTACGACGACCCTCGCGTCCTCACGATCTCGCTGCACGAGACCCCGCAGACGCTCTTCCCGGGCACCGGGCTGGCCTCCGAGACCGGCACGGGCGACGCCGTCGGCACCTCCGTCAACGTCGCGCTGCCGCCGGGCACCTCCGACGCGGGCTGGCTCCGGGCCTACCACGCCGTCGTCCCCGCCCTCGTCCGCGAGTTCAAGCCCGACGTCCTGGTCACGCAGCAGGGCTGCGACTCGCACATGGACGACCCGCTGACGAACCTGATGCTGAGCGTCGACGGCCAGCGGGCGTCGTACCTCGCGCTGCGCGGCCTCGCCGACGAGGTCTGCGGCGGGCGCTGGGTCGCGTACGGAGGTGGCGGCTACGCCGTGACCGACGTCGTCCCGCGGTCCTGGGCCCACCTCATGGCGATCGTCGGCGGCCACGAGATCGACCCCACGACGCCGACCCCGCCGCAGTGGCGCGCCCACGTGTCCGAGCTCAAGAGCGGCGGTGCTGCTCCGCTCCGGATGACCGACGGACGCACCCCGTCGTTCCGCGACTGGCGCGAGGGCTACGACCCCGCGAGCTGGCTCGACCGCCAGATCCTTGCGACCCGCAACGCCCTCTTCCCGGCGTACGGCCTCGATCCGATGCCCTGA
- a CDS encoding 30S ribosomal protein bS22 — translation MGSVIKKRRKRMSKKKHRKLLKRTRVQRRKLGK, via the coding sequence GTGGGTTCTGTCATCAAGAAGCGCCGCAAGCGGATGTCGAAGAAGAAGCACCGCAAGCTCCTGAAGCGCACGCGCGTCCAGCGTCGCAAGCTCGGCAAGTAG
- a CDS encoding NAD-dependent epimerase/dehydratase family protein has translation MGRVVLVTGVARDLGSRLARRLAVTPGVDKVVGLDVQPPTGDMHGIKYVRADIRTPVVGKVLAVEDVDTVVHTNVAAPQRQLGSTSAVKEINVIGTMQLLAACQNSRTVERLVVASSTAVYGTSARNPAMFTEQTPARAGTTHGFPKDAVDVEAYVRGFGRRRPDVAVATFRLGNVLAGDVLSPFSEYLRLPVLPAILGYDPRLQFLHPYDALNVLALAATGNVDGTYNVVGPQVVTLSQAARRLGRPMLRLPSVGFNGVTHRMVRLMSSDFTPELTRLFMYGRVCDGSKLEQELGYEVLYSTPQTLDAFAEAIDPGLLSALGGTYA, from the coding sequence ATGGGCCGCGTCGTCCTGGTGACCGGGGTCGCGCGCGACCTCGGGTCGAGGCTCGCGCGCCGCCTTGCCGTCACGCCTGGCGTGGACAAGGTGGTCGGCCTCGACGTCCAGCCGCCGACCGGCGACATGCACGGCATCAAGTACGTGCGTGCCGACATCCGGACGCCGGTCGTCGGCAAGGTCCTCGCCGTCGAGGACGTCGACACCGTGGTGCACACGAACGTCGCCGCGCCCCAGCGTCAGCTGGGGTCGACCAGCGCCGTCAAGGAGATCAACGTCATCGGGACGATGCAGCTCCTCGCGGCCTGCCAGAACTCCCGGACGGTGGAGCGGCTGGTGGTCGCCTCGTCGACCGCGGTCTACGGCACCTCCGCCCGCAACCCGGCGATGTTCACCGAGCAGACGCCGGCCCGGGCGGGGACGACGCACGGCTTCCCGAAGGACGCGGTCGACGTCGAGGCGTACGTCCGCGGGTTCGGCCGCCGACGGCCCGACGTCGCCGTCGCGACGTTCCGGCTCGGCAACGTCCTCGCGGGCGACGTGCTGTCGCCGTTCAGCGAGTACCTCCGGCTCCCGGTGCTGCCGGCGATCCTCGGCTACGACCCGCGCCTGCAGTTCCTCCACCCGTACGACGCCCTCAACGTGCTCGCGCTCGCCGCGACCGGCAACGTCGACGGCACCTACAACGTCGTCGGCCCGCAGGTCGTCACGCTCAGCCAGGCGGCGCGCCGGCTCGGACGGCCGATGCTGCGCCTGCCCTCGGTCGGGTTCAACGGCGTCACGCACCGGATGGTGCGCCTGATGAGCTCCGACTTCACGCCCGAGCTCACCCGCCTGTTCATGTACGGCCGCGTCTGCGACGGGTCGAAGCTCGAGCAGGAGCTGGGCTACGAGGTGCTCTACTCCACGCCGCAGACGTTGGACGCCTTTGCCGAGGCGATCGACCCCGGCCTTCTCTCCGCCCTCGGAGGCACCTATGCCTGA